One genomic window of Garra rufa chromosome 2, GarRuf1.0, whole genome shotgun sequence includes the following:
- the map3k4 gene encoding mitogen-activated protein kinase kinase kinase 4 isoform X1, producing the protein MEPPDEIRLKDSSKDAPQQNTEVDESWDEPSQEEENLYSTSPPRTPRQMKRMSNKHQRSSQGSKGKDKPCSSSPLSQREREGARSAELPEEHSYKQEKKQRFNQRSNERDNKKTFEGSFMLDPMSKTSAIGSRNMDPRKPYLSLGMLPVRPHRQTSRTDCPADRLKFFETLRLLLKLTSMSSKKKEKEQRGLENTFMGQNNEVIWLELQAWHARRSVVEQDLYLFTARQAIPDIINEVLHFKVDYSSLARLESNILVEESNSCPSETNCKTDTFSFNTCSTPREEIDAAAPFSSALECREHLQRQRVAFDQVKRVMSLLESVEALYPSLQTLQKDYEKYAARDFQGRVQALCLWLNITQDLNQKLRVMGTVLGLRDLSRIGWPIFEIPSPRCSRGNEDDEVDEDETESTATFTADNDGEERTLSEATSDGEQSPCATPKFSRLLSEEEFLPRDNETCYCPTAIYRPFVDKALKQMGLRKLILRLHKLMDRSLQRSRTALLSHMPAQELSAVPGYSLHHCDYLPELSRHVSGQVESESESGRVSWKELVDMDLPSFRPAFLVLCRVLLNVIHECLKLRLEQRPAGEPSLLSIKQLVRECKEVLKGGLLMKQYYQFMLQGVVTDPQGLQTNANIDEFEEDLHKMLEVYFDYMRSWIQMLQQLPQASHSLKNLLEEEWNFTKVITPYIRGGEAQSGKLFCDIAGMLLKSTGDFLDAGLQKSGNEFWECADDSTASDEIRRSVIETSRSLKELFHEARERASKALGFAKMLRKDLEIAAEFKLTNGVPSLLQALKDKNYVKVQIPGLEELQVFVPCDLMEQRLVILQLLNAAAGKDCSKEPDEIPEDEAYLLMSKHGVGDSTNDGAWTEWDGTVLKLVPQMETVDTLRAMKVDNLLLVVMQSAHLVTQRKAFQQSMDELLTLSREQTSSQPLIVSALEQLKNEALQLCIKINTAIDRVDFMFTSEFEAEVEETEKATLQQYYREAMIQGYNFAFEYHKEVVRLMSGEFRRRIGDRYIAFARKWMNFVLTKCESGRGTRPRWATQGFDFLQAIEAAFISALPEDDFLSLQALMNECIGHVIGKPHSPVSSMYFGPRNSPRPVKVPRCHSDPPNPYLFIPSSHPETFSSRSLPCDLRTQLCPPGPRPAPPLPPGEHGHATKFSGGVPNDTRVSSVHENDRLSSVAAELQFKSLSRHSSPTEDREEPSYPKADPSNTARRSWELRNFISQSKDTAASPMEAVRRSIRIFDDKHYVLMRQRNIIGQVCNTPKSYDNVMHVGLRKVTFKWQRGNKIGEGQYGKVYTCINVDTGELMAMKEIRFQPNDHKTIKETADELKIFEGIKHPNLVRYFGVELHREEMYIFMEYCDEGTLEEVSRLGLQEHVIRLYSKQITTAINVLHEHGIVHRDIKGANIFLTSSGLIKLGDFGCSVKLKNNAQTMPGEVNSTLGTAAYMAPEVITRAKGEGHGRAADIWSLGCVLIEMVTGKRPWHEYEHNFQIMYKVGMGHKPPIPEKLSTEGKDFLAHCLESEPKRRWTASALLDHPFVKVCTDEE; encoded by the exons ATAAGCCGTGTTCCTCCAGCCCGTTGTCTCAACGAGAACGTGAAGGAGCCAGATCAGCTGAACTGCCGGAAGAGCACAGCTACAAGCAAGAGAAGAAGCAGCGCTTCAACCAGCGCTCCAACGAGCGGGACAACAAGAAGACATTCGAGGGCTCCTTCATGCTGGATCCGATGTCCAAGACCAGTGCCATCGGCTCCAGAAACATGGACCCCCGCAAACCCTACCTGAGTCTGGGCATGCTGCCCGTTCGCCCTCACCGGCAGACCTCACGCACAGACTGTCCGGCAGACCGCCTCAAATTCTTTGAGACTCTGCGGCTGCTGCTTAAGCTTACCTCCATGTCGTCCAAGAAGAAGGAGAAGGAGCAGCGAGGCCTAGAGAACACCTTTATGGGCCAGAACAACGAGGTCATCTGGTTAGAGTTACAGGCCTGGCATGCCCGCCGTAGCGTCGTGGAGCAGGACTTGTACCTGTTCACCGCCCGCCAAGCCATACCTGATATCATCAATGAGGTTCTGCACTTCAAAGTGGACTATAGCAGCTTAGCCAGGCTTGAGAGCAACATCTTAGTTGAGGAGAGCAACTCCTGTCCTAGTGAAACCAATTGTAAGACTGATACGTTTAGCTTTAACACCTGCTCCACACCCAGGGAAGAGATTGACGCAGCTGCTCCTTTTTCTTCAGCACTGGAGTGCCGGGAGCATCTGCAAAGGCAACGAGTAGCTTTCGACCAGGTCAAGCGGGTCATGTCGCTGTTAGAGTCGGTGGAGGCTTTGTACCCGTCTCTGCAAACCTTGCAGAAGGACTATGAAAAGTATGCCGCACGGGACTTCCAGGGCAGGGTGCAGGCGCTCTGCTTGTGGCTCAACATCACTCAGGACCTGAACCAGAAGCTGCGTGTGATGGGCACCGTGCTGGGCCTCAGGGACCTTTCCCGCATTGGCTGGCCCATCTTCGAGATCCCCTCGCCTCGCTGCTCGCGTGGAAATGAGGACGACGAGGTGGACGAGGATGAGACCGAATCCACTGCTACCTTCACTGCCGACAACGATGGAGAAGAAAGGACCTTGAGTGAGGCGACCAGTGATGGGGAGCAGTCGCCTTGCGCCACGCCAAAGTTTTCTCGTCTCCTGTCAGAGGAGGAGTTCCTCCCGCGGGACAACGAAACATGTTACTGTCCCACCGCCATATACAGGCCGTTTGTGGATAAGGCACTTAAACAGATGGGACTGCGTAAACTGATACTTAGACTGCACAAGCTGATGGACCGCTCGCTGCAGAGGTCCAGAACTGCTCTGTTGAGTCACATGCCGGCTCAAGAG TTGTCAGCGGTCCCGGGTTATTCTTTGCACCACTGTGACTACCTTCCAGAGCTATCTCGTCACGTGTCTGGTCAGGTGGAGTCGGAGTCGGAGTCGGGACGAGTATCGTGGAAGGAGCTAGTGGACATGGACCTACCCTCATTTCGGCCGGCCTTTTTGGTGCTTTGCCGTGTGCTGCTAAATGTTATTCACGAGTGCCTCAAACTGCGCCTTGAGCAAAGGCCTGCAGGGGAACCGTCCCTGCTCAGCATCAAGCAG TTGGTGCGTGAGTGTAAAGAGGTTCTTAAAGGAGGGCTCCTGATGAAACAGTACTACCAGTTCATGCTGCAAGGTGTCGTCACTGACCCTCAGGGTCTGCAGACTAACGCCAACATCGATGAGTTTGAAGAGGATCTTCACAAAATGCTAGAA GTGTACTTTGACTACATGCGCAGCTGGATCCAGATGTTACAGCAGCTGCCTCAAGCCTCCCACAGCCTGAAGAACCTGCTGGAGGAGGAGTGGAATTTTACCAAAGTCATCACTCCATACATCCGGGGTGGAGAGGCCCAGTCTGGCAAACTCTTTTG TGATATTGCTGGCATGCTGCTAAAATCCACTGGAGACTTTCTGGATGCGGGCCTTCAGAAGAGCGGCAATGAGTTCTGGGAGTGTGCGGATGACAGCACTGCTTCGGATGAAATCAG ACGTTCGGTGATTGAGACGAGTCGCTCGCTCAAAGAGCTCTTCCATGAAGCCAGGGAGAGAGCATCTAAAGCATTGGGCTTTGCCAAGATGCTGCGCAAG GATCTTGAGATTGCTGCGGAGTTCAAGTTAACCAATGGAGTGCCCTCTCTCCTCCAAGCACTGAAGGACAAGAATTACGTTAAA GTCCAAATCCCAGGACTGGAGGAGCTTCAGGTTTTTGTCCCTTGTGATCTGATGGAGCAGCGGTTGGTCATCTTGCAGTTGTTAAACGCAGCAGCTGGAAAGGACTGCTCGAAAGAGCCAGACGAGATCCCAGAAGATGAGGCCTACCTGCTCATGAGCAAACATGGAGTCGGGGACTCAACCAACGATGGTGCCTGGACTGAGTGGGACGGCACTGTGCTCAAACTAGTGCCTCAGATGGAGACTGTGGACACGTTACGAGCTATGAAG GTGGACAATCTGTTGCTGGTTGTAATGCAGTCAGCCCACCTGGTGACACAACGCAAAGCCTTCCAGCAGTCCATGGATGAACTTCTCACCCTCAGCCGAGAGCAGACATCCAGCCAGCCACTTATCGTTTCTGCTCTTGAACAGCTGAAG AACGAGGCTCTCCAGCTATGCATCAAGATCAACACCGCAATCGACCGAGTGGATTTCATGTTCACGTCAGAGTTTGAGGCTGAGGTGGAGGAGACGGAAAAAGCCACACTGCAGCAGTATTACAGAGAAGCCATGATCCAGGGCTACAATTTTGCATTTGAG TACCATAAAGAGGTTGTGCGGCTCATGTCTGGAGAGTTCAGGCGGCGGATAGGGGATCGTTACATCGCTTTTGCCCGCAAGTGGATGAACTTTGTCCTCACAAAGTGTGAAAGTGGAAGAGGCACTCGTCCAAG GTGGGCGACGCAAGGCTTTGATTTTCTTCAGGCGATTGAGGCTGCGTTTATATCAGCCTTGCCAGAAGATGACTTTCTG AGTCTGCAAGCTCTAATGAATGAATGTATCGGGCATGTTATCGGCAAACCGCACAGTCCAGTCAGTAGTATGTACTTTG GCCCTCGAAACAGCCCACGACCTGTCAAAGTCCCTCGTTGCCACAGTGACCCTCCAAACCCATACCTCTTCATCCCTTCATCTCATCCTGAGACCTTCAG CTCTCGGAGTCTCCCGTGTGATCTGCGTACCCAGTTGTGTCCCCCAGGTCCCCGCCCCGCCCCTCCGTTACCCCCAGGGGAACACGGCCACGCCACCAAATTCTCCGGCGGCGTGCCTAATGACACCAG GGTTTCTAGCGTACACGAGAATGACCGTCTCTCATCTGTGGCGGCGGAGCTGCAGTTTAAATCTCTCAGTCGCCACTCCAGCCCGACAGAGGACAGAGAAG AGCCCTCGTATCCTAAAGCAGACCCAAGCAATACCGCCCGTCGCAGCTGGGAGCTCCGCAACTTCATCAGCCAGTCAAAAG ACACTGCAGCAAGTCCTATGGAGGCTGTTCGACGCTCCATACGCATCTTCGACGACAAACACTATGTGCTCATGAGACAGCGAAACATCATTGGACAGGTGTGCAACACGCCGAAGTCCTATGACAATGTCATGCACGTGGGCCTGCGCAAAGTCACATTTAAATGGCAGAGAGGCAACAAGATAG GCGAAGGGCAGTATGGAAAAGTTTACACATGCATCAATGTGGACACTGGTGAACTGATGGCCATGAAGGAG ATTCGCTTTCAGCCCaatgaccacaaaaccataaaggAAACAGCAGATGAGCTGAAGATCTTTGAAGGAATCAAACATCCGAACCTTGTCCGCTACTTTGGTGTTGAGTTGCACAGG GAAGAGATGTATATCTTTATGGAGTACTGTGACGAAGGGACCCTGGAGGAAGTGTCTAGACTGGGTCTGCAGGAACATGTCATACGCCTCTACAGCAAGCAGATCACGACGGCAATCAACGTGCTCCATGAACACGGCATTGTCCACCGTGACATTAAAG GAGCCAATATCTTCCTCACATCATCTGGTTTGATAAAGCTAGGGGACTTTGGCTGCTCAGTGAAGCTGAAGAACAATGCTCAGACGATGCCTGGGGAGGTGAACAGCACACTGGGAACAGCAG CTTACATGGCTCCTGAGGTCATCACAAGAGCAAAGGGTGAAGGTCATGGTCGAGCTGCTGATATCTGGAGCCTTGGTTGTGTTCTCATAGAAATGGTCACTGGAAAG AGACCTTGGCACGAATATGAGCATAACTTCCAGATCATGTATAAAGTGGGAATGGGTCACAAACCACCCATTCCTGAAAAGCTAAGCACAGAGGGGAAGGATTTCTTGGCTCACTGCCTGGAAAGTGAACCGAAGCGGCGCTGGACTGCTAGCGCCCTGTTGGACCACCCCTTTGTCAAG GTCTGCACAGATGAAGAGTGA
- the map3k4 gene encoding mitogen-activated protein kinase kinase kinase 4 isoform X2 has translation MEPPDEIRLKDSSKDAPQQNTEVDESWDEPSQEEENLYSTSPPRTPRQMKRMSNKHQRSSQGSKGKDKPCSSSPLSQREREGARSAELPEEHSYKQEKKQRFNQRSNERDNKKTFEGSFMLDPMSKTSAIGSRNMDPRKPYLSLGMLPVRPHRQTSRTDCPADRLKFFETLRLLLKLTSMSSKKKEKEQRGLENTFMGQNNEVIWLELQAWHARRSVVEQDLYLFTARQAIPDIINEVLHFKVDYSSLARLESNILVEESNSCPSETNCKTDTFSFNTCSTPREEIDAAAPFSSALECREHLQRQRVAFDQVKRVMSLLESVEALYPSLQTLQKDYEKYAARDFQGRVQALCLWLNITQDLNQKLRVMGTVLGLRDLSRIGWPIFEIPSPRCSRGNEDDEVDEDETESTATFTADNDGEERTLSEATSDGEQSPCATPKFSRLLSEEEFLPRDNETCYCPTAIYRPFVDKALKQMGLRKLILRLHKLMDRSLQRSRTALLSHMPAQELSAVPGYSLHHCDYLPELSRHVSGQVESESESGRVSWKELVDMDLPSFRPAFLVLCRVLLNVIHECLKLRLEQRPAGEPSLLSIKQLVRECKEVLKGGLLMKQYYQFMLQGVVTDPQGLQTNANIDEFEEDLHKMLEVYFDYMRSWIQMLQQLPQASHSLKNLLEEEWNFTKVITPYIRGGEAQSGKLFCDIAGMLLKSTGDFLDAGLQKSGNEFWECADDSTASDEIRRSVIETSRSLKELFHEARERASKALGFAKMLRKDLEIAAEFKLTNGVPSLLQALKDKNYVKVQIPGLEELQVFVPCDLMEQRLVILQLLNAAAGKDCSKEPDEIPEDEAYLLMSKHGVGDSTNDGAWTEWDGTVLKLVPQMETVDTLRAMKVDNLLLVVMQSAHLVTQRKAFQQSMDELLTLSREQTSSQPLIVSALEQLKNEALQLCIKINTAIDRVDFMFTSEFEAEVEETEKATLQQYYREAMIQGYNFAFEYHKEVVRLMSGEFRRRIGDRYIAFARKWMNFVLTKCESGRGTRPRWATQGFDFLQAIEAAFISALPEDDFLSLQALMNECIGHVIGKPHSPVSSMYFGPRNSPRPVKVPRCHSDPPNPYLFIPSSHPETFRVSSVHENDRLSSVAAELQFKSLSRHSSPTEDREEPSYPKADPSNTARRSWELRNFISQSKDTAASPMEAVRRSIRIFDDKHYVLMRQRNIIGQVCNTPKSYDNVMHVGLRKVTFKWQRGNKIGEGQYGKVYTCINVDTGELMAMKEIRFQPNDHKTIKETADELKIFEGIKHPNLVRYFGVELHREEMYIFMEYCDEGTLEEVSRLGLQEHVIRLYSKQITTAINVLHEHGIVHRDIKGANIFLTSSGLIKLGDFGCSVKLKNNAQTMPGEVNSTLGTAAYMAPEVITRAKGEGHGRAADIWSLGCVLIEMVTGKRPWHEYEHNFQIMYKVGMGHKPPIPEKLSTEGKDFLAHCLESEPKRRWTASALLDHPFVKVCTDEE, from the exons ATAAGCCGTGTTCCTCCAGCCCGTTGTCTCAACGAGAACGTGAAGGAGCCAGATCAGCTGAACTGCCGGAAGAGCACAGCTACAAGCAAGAGAAGAAGCAGCGCTTCAACCAGCGCTCCAACGAGCGGGACAACAAGAAGACATTCGAGGGCTCCTTCATGCTGGATCCGATGTCCAAGACCAGTGCCATCGGCTCCAGAAACATGGACCCCCGCAAACCCTACCTGAGTCTGGGCATGCTGCCCGTTCGCCCTCACCGGCAGACCTCACGCACAGACTGTCCGGCAGACCGCCTCAAATTCTTTGAGACTCTGCGGCTGCTGCTTAAGCTTACCTCCATGTCGTCCAAGAAGAAGGAGAAGGAGCAGCGAGGCCTAGAGAACACCTTTATGGGCCAGAACAACGAGGTCATCTGGTTAGAGTTACAGGCCTGGCATGCCCGCCGTAGCGTCGTGGAGCAGGACTTGTACCTGTTCACCGCCCGCCAAGCCATACCTGATATCATCAATGAGGTTCTGCACTTCAAAGTGGACTATAGCAGCTTAGCCAGGCTTGAGAGCAACATCTTAGTTGAGGAGAGCAACTCCTGTCCTAGTGAAACCAATTGTAAGACTGATACGTTTAGCTTTAACACCTGCTCCACACCCAGGGAAGAGATTGACGCAGCTGCTCCTTTTTCTTCAGCACTGGAGTGCCGGGAGCATCTGCAAAGGCAACGAGTAGCTTTCGACCAGGTCAAGCGGGTCATGTCGCTGTTAGAGTCGGTGGAGGCTTTGTACCCGTCTCTGCAAACCTTGCAGAAGGACTATGAAAAGTATGCCGCACGGGACTTCCAGGGCAGGGTGCAGGCGCTCTGCTTGTGGCTCAACATCACTCAGGACCTGAACCAGAAGCTGCGTGTGATGGGCACCGTGCTGGGCCTCAGGGACCTTTCCCGCATTGGCTGGCCCATCTTCGAGATCCCCTCGCCTCGCTGCTCGCGTGGAAATGAGGACGACGAGGTGGACGAGGATGAGACCGAATCCACTGCTACCTTCACTGCCGACAACGATGGAGAAGAAAGGACCTTGAGTGAGGCGACCAGTGATGGGGAGCAGTCGCCTTGCGCCACGCCAAAGTTTTCTCGTCTCCTGTCAGAGGAGGAGTTCCTCCCGCGGGACAACGAAACATGTTACTGTCCCACCGCCATATACAGGCCGTTTGTGGATAAGGCACTTAAACAGATGGGACTGCGTAAACTGATACTTAGACTGCACAAGCTGATGGACCGCTCGCTGCAGAGGTCCAGAACTGCTCTGTTGAGTCACATGCCGGCTCAAGAG TTGTCAGCGGTCCCGGGTTATTCTTTGCACCACTGTGACTACCTTCCAGAGCTATCTCGTCACGTGTCTGGTCAGGTGGAGTCGGAGTCGGAGTCGGGACGAGTATCGTGGAAGGAGCTAGTGGACATGGACCTACCCTCATTTCGGCCGGCCTTTTTGGTGCTTTGCCGTGTGCTGCTAAATGTTATTCACGAGTGCCTCAAACTGCGCCTTGAGCAAAGGCCTGCAGGGGAACCGTCCCTGCTCAGCATCAAGCAG TTGGTGCGTGAGTGTAAAGAGGTTCTTAAAGGAGGGCTCCTGATGAAACAGTACTACCAGTTCATGCTGCAAGGTGTCGTCACTGACCCTCAGGGTCTGCAGACTAACGCCAACATCGATGAGTTTGAAGAGGATCTTCACAAAATGCTAGAA GTGTACTTTGACTACATGCGCAGCTGGATCCAGATGTTACAGCAGCTGCCTCAAGCCTCCCACAGCCTGAAGAACCTGCTGGAGGAGGAGTGGAATTTTACCAAAGTCATCACTCCATACATCCGGGGTGGAGAGGCCCAGTCTGGCAAACTCTTTTG TGATATTGCTGGCATGCTGCTAAAATCCACTGGAGACTTTCTGGATGCGGGCCTTCAGAAGAGCGGCAATGAGTTCTGGGAGTGTGCGGATGACAGCACTGCTTCGGATGAAATCAG ACGTTCGGTGATTGAGACGAGTCGCTCGCTCAAAGAGCTCTTCCATGAAGCCAGGGAGAGAGCATCTAAAGCATTGGGCTTTGCCAAGATGCTGCGCAAG GATCTTGAGATTGCTGCGGAGTTCAAGTTAACCAATGGAGTGCCCTCTCTCCTCCAAGCACTGAAGGACAAGAATTACGTTAAA GTCCAAATCCCAGGACTGGAGGAGCTTCAGGTTTTTGTCCCTTGTGATCTGATGGAGCAGCGGTTGGTCATCTTGCAGTTGTTAAACGCAGCAGCTGGAAAGGACTGCTCGAAAGAGCCAGACGAGATCCCAGAAGATGAGGCCTACCTGCTCATGAGCAAACATGGAGTCGGGGACTCAACCAACGATGGTGCCTGGACTGAGTGGGACGGCACTGTGCTCAAACTAGTGCCTCAGATGGAGACTGTGGACACGTTACGAGCTATGAAG GTGGACAATCTGTTGCTGGTTGTAATGCAGTCAGCCCACCTGGTGACACAACGCAAAGCCTTCCAGCAGTCCATGGATGAACTTCTCACCCTCAGCCGAGAGCAGACATCCAGCCAGCCACTTATCGTTTCTGCTCTTGAACAGCTGAAG AACGAGGCTCTCCAGCTATGCATCAAGATCAACACCGCAATCGACCGAGTGGATTTCATGTTCACGTCAGAGTTTGAGGCTGAGGTGGAGGAGACGGAAAAAGCCACACTGCAGCAGTATTACAGAGAAGCCATGATCCAGGGCTACAATTTTGCATTTGAG TACCATAAAGAGGTTGTGCGGCTCATGTCTGGAGAGTTCAGGCGGCGGATAGGGGATCGTTACATCGCTTTTGCCCGCAAGTGGATGAACTTTGTCCTCACAAAGTGTGAAAGTGGAAGAGGCACTCGTCCAAG GTGGGCGACGCAAGGCTTTGATTTTCTTCAGGCGATTGAGGCTGCGTTTATATCAGCCTTGCCAGAAGATGACTTTCTG AGTCTGCAAGCTCTAATGAATGAATGTATCGGGCATGTTATCGGCAAACCGCACAGTCCAGTCAGTAGTATGTACTTTG GCCCTCGAAACAGCCCACGACCTGTCAAAGTCCCTCGTTGCCACAGTGACCCTCCAAACCCATACCTCTTCATCCCTTCATCTCATCCTGAGACCTTCAG GGTTTCTAGCGTACACGAGAATGACCGTCTCTCATCTGTGGCGGCGGAGCTGCAGTTTAAATCTCTCAGTCGCCACTCCAGCCCGACAGAGGACAGAGAAG AGCCCTCGTATCCTAAAGCAGACCCAAGCAATACCGCCCGTCGCAGCTGGGAGCTCCGCAACTTCATCAGCCAGTCAAAAG ACACTGCAGCAAGTCCTATGGAGGCTGTTCGACGCTCCATACGCATCTTCGACGACAAACACTATGTGCTCATGAGACAGCGAAACATCATTGGACAGGTGTGCAACACGCCGAAGTCCTATGACAATGTCATGCACGTGGGCCTGCGCAAAGTCACATTTAAATGGCAGAGAGGCAACAAGATAG GCGAAGGGCAGTATGGAAAAGTTTACACATGCATCAATGTGGACACTGGTGAACTGATGGCCATGAAGGAG ATTCGCTTTCAGCCCaatgaccacaaaaccataaaggAAACAGCAGATGAGCTGAAGATCTTTGAAGGAATCAAACATCCGAACCTTGTCCGCTACTTTGGTGTTGAGTTGCACAGG GAAGAGATGTATATCTTTATGGAGTACTGTGACGAAGGGACCCTGGAGGAAGTGTCTAGACTGGGTCTGCAGGAACATGTCATACGCCTCTACAGCAAGCAGATCACGACGGCAATCAACGTGCTCCATGAACACGGCATTGTCCACCGTGACATTAAAG GAGCCAATATCTTCCTCACATCATCTGGTTTGATAAAGCTAGGGGACTTTGGCTGCTCAGTGAAGCTGAAGAACAATGCTCAGACGATGCCTGGGGAGGTGAACAGCACACTGGGAACAGCAG CTTACATGGCTCCTGAGGTCATCACAAGAGCAAAGGGTGAAGGTCATGGTCGAGCTGCTGATATCTGGAGCCTTGGTTGTGTTCTCATAGAAATGGTCACTGGAAAG AGACCTTGGCACGAATATGAGCATAACTTCCAGATCATGTATAAAGTGGGAATGGGTCACAAACCACCCATTCCTGAAAAGCTAAGCACAGAGGGGAAGGATTTCTTGGCTCACTGCCTGGAAAGTGAACCGAAGCGGCGCTGGACTGCTAGCGCCCTGTTGGACCACCCCTTTGTCAAG GTCTGCACAGATGAAGAGTGA